A stretch of the Actinomyces qiguomingii genome encodes the following:
- the gdhA gene encoding NADP-specific glutamate dehydrogenase, whose protein sequence is MQDVVEKVYEQVVARNRGEEEFHQAVREVLESLDPVIAKHPHYAEDGLLERIVEPERQIMFRVPWVDDAGQVHVNRGFRIEFNSALGPYKGGLRFHPSVNAGIIKFLGFEQIFKNALTGQGIGGGKGGSDFDPHGRSDAEVMRFCQSFMTELSRHIGPDTDVPAGDIGVGGREIGYLFGQYKRLRNSYDAGVLTGKGLAWGGSLVRTEATGYGTVLFAQSMLATRGDSLEGKRIAVSGAGNVAIYAIEKAQQLGARPITFSDSSGYVVDEAGVDLELLKQVKEVERGRVADYVSRRPGARLVTEGRPWDVPVDVALPCATQNELDADSATALLRSGCAVVAEGANMPCTPQAIEAFQAAGILYAPGKASNAGGVATSALEMEQNAGRTRWDFATAEAKLTGIMADIHDSCVAAAETYGRPGDYVLGANAAGFTQVADVMIAHGIV, encoded by the coding sequence ATGCAGGACGTTGTTGAGAAGGTTTACGAACAGGTTGTGGCCCGCAACCGCGGGGAGGAAGAGTTCCACCAGGCCGTCCGCGAGGTGCTGGAGTCGCTGGACCCCGTCATTGCCAAGCACCCCCACTACGCCGAGGACGGACTCCTGGAGCGCATCGTCGAGCCCGAGCGGCAGATTATGTTCCGCGTCCCGTGGGTGGACGACGCCGGTCAGGTGCACGTGAACCGCGGCTTCCGTATCGAGTTCAACTCGGCGCTCGGCCCCTACAAGGGCGGCCTGCGCTTCCACCCGAGTGTCAACGCCGGCATTATCAAGTTCCTCGGTTTCGAGCAGATCTTCAAGAACGCACTGACCGGTCAGGGCATCGGCGGCGGCAAGGGCGGTTCTGACTTCGACCCGCACGGCCGCTCCGACGCCGAGGTAATGCGCTTTTGCCAGTCCTTCATGACCGAGCTGTCCCGCCACATCGGCCCTGACACCGACGTCCCCGCTGGTGACATCGGCGTGGGCGGCCGCGAGATCGGCTACCTGTTCGGCCAGTACAAGCGCCTGCGCAACTCATACGACGCCGGTGTGCTGACCGGCAAGGGCCTGGCCTGGGGCGGTTCCCTCGTGCGCACCGAGGCCACCGGCTACGGCACGGTCCTGTTCGCCCAGTCCATGCTGGCCACCCGCGGCGATAGCCTGGAGGGCAAGCGGATTGCCGTCTCCGGTGCTGGGAACGTGGCCATCTACGCCATTGAGAAGGCCCAGCAGCTCGGCGCCCGGCCCATCACCTTCTCCGACTCCTCCGGCTACGTCGTGGACGAGGCCGGCGTGGATCTGGAGCTGCTCAAGCAGGTCAAGGAGGTCGAGCGCGGCCGCGTCGCCGACTACGTCTCCCGCCGCCCCGGCGCCCGCCTGGTCACCGAGGGGCGCCCCTGGGACGTCCCGGTCGACGTCGCCCTGCCCTGCGCCACCCAGAACGAGCTCGACGCCGACTCCGCCACCGCCCTGCTGCGCAGCGGCTGCGCCGTCGTCGCCGAGGGGGCGAACATGCCCTGCACCCCGCAGGCCATTGAGGCCTTCCAGGCCGCTGGCATCCTCTACGCCCCCGGCAAGGCCTCCAACGCCGGCGGCGTGGCCACCTCTGCGCTGGAGATGGAGCAGAACGCCGGCCGCACCCGCTGGGACTTCGCCACCGCCGAGGCGAAGCTCACCGGCATCATGGCCGACATCCATGACTCCTGCGTGGCGGCTGCCGAGACCTACGGCCGCCCCGGCGACTACGTCCTGGGCGCCAACGCCGCCGGCTTCACCCAGGTCGCCGACGTCATGATCGCCCACGGCATCGTCTGA
- a CDS encoding bifunctional metallophosphatase/5'-nucleotidase produces MRSRHLTRAAVSFTTLVLAAFAPAAAASPVAVAGASIGGPVVVAAPIEGMLGAQVADAPVNINLLALSDFGGHIERVSTLSEGTQLVTDPGAVTLACEVAAARAAQPNTLLVSAGDNVGASAFISSVLEDQPTIDFLNAIGLDVTAAGNHEFDGGATDLASRLLGAFDAPVLAANVTGSAALSSEGDGDGVWTTQVDGVTVGFIGVVTDSLPSLVSGQALEGLQVVDLMETANTRAAALKDGDGANGEADVVIVLAHEDAEVYATQFNGSVDAVVGGHTHVAHAATVTGKDGNRIAVVQPGQFGEFLGNIALSYDPATGAVGVVKAENIDLTASDCTSDAYGVQGIVDQAAHDSRVAGGRVLTTLDTGFYRGTNNGSDPGANRSTESTASNVIADSYRSWLVTDARPEGEHFVGLMNPGGVRADYLRGDLTEGDAYTVQPFGNEMGYATYSGAQFKEVLAQQWQPDTSLPVLMLGVSSNVQVYIDQNAADELEEYWSRIAAGERDLADLKTAVDASRARVIRSVYVDGVELADDAEVVVASNSFMLMGGDGFTVLGEAEVTGTGVLDRAVTAEYFQAGNADPSDLTKRQIGVDMDTDAAAGAATVRLTGLSFTAASELSAPSAAREVTATVALADGGTQQLTSAMIDTTITPELPETGMATLKVALPDDVATTVCPGEGGQSHGVSVAAACAVVSFTLVAGDGSTRSIDLQAFVPAASGGADAPPGAQVVVAPEQDSLAQAGVPDFLGSFGMMSAALLAAGGFACYRVIRKGMSNQCRVVPSDT; encoded by the coding sequence ATGAGATCGCGACACCTCACTCGGGCAGCCGTCTCCTTTACGACTCTCGTACTTGCAGCCTTCGCTCCCGCCGCAGCGGCCTCGCCGGTCGCGGTCGCCGGGGCTTCCATCGGCGGCCCGGTGGTCGTCGCCGCCCCCATTGAGGGCATGCTCGGTGCTCAGGTCGCCGACGCCCCCGTCAACATTAACCTGCTCGCTCTCAGCGACTTCGGTGGCCACATTGAGCGCGTATCTACCCTAAGTGAGGGGACGCAGCTGGTAACCGACCCCGGCGCCGTCACCCTGGCCTGCGAGGTCGCGGCGGCACGTGCCGCACAGCCCAACACACTGCTGGTCTCCGCCGGGGACAATGTGGGTGCCTCCGCCTTCATCTCATCGGTTCTGGAGGACCAGCCCACCATTGACTTCCTCAACGCGATCGGCCTGGACGTCACCGCCGCCGGCAATCACGAGTTCGACGGCGGCGCCACGGATCTGGCCTCCCGCCTGCTGGGCGCCTTCGACGCCCCGGTGCTGGCCGCCAACGTCACCGGTAGCGCCGCCCTGAGCTCCGAGGGTGATGGCGACGGCGTATGGACCACGCAGGTCGACGGCGTGACTGTCGGCTTCATCGGAGTGGTCACCGACTCCCTGCCTTCCCTGGTGTCCGGACAGGCCTTGGAGGGACTGCAGGTGGTTGACCTGATGGAGACCGCCAACACGCGTGCGGCCGCACTGAAGGACGGTGACGGCGCCAACGGGGAGGCCGATGTGGTGATCGTGCTGGCGCATGAGGACGCCGAGGTGTACGCCACGCAGTTCAACGGTTCGGTCGACGCCGTCGTCGGAGGTCACACCCATGTCGCCCACGCCGCCACCGTCACCGGTAAGGACGGCAACCGCATCGCCGTCGTCCAGCCCGGCCAGTTCGGCGAGTTTCTGGGCAATATCGCCCTGTCCTACGACCCCGCCACCGGCGCAGTCGGCGTTGTGAAGGCTGAGAACATCGACCTGACTGCCTCGGACTGCACCAGCGACGCCTATGGCGTCCAGGGAATCGTCGATCAGGCCGCCCACGACTCCCGGGTAGCCGGCGGCCGCGTCCTGACCACCCTGGACACGGGTTTCTACCGCGGCACCAATAACGGCTCCGACCCCGGCGCCAACCGCTCCACCGAGTCGACGGCCTCCAATGTCATCGCGGACTCCTATCGGTCCTGGCTGGTCACCGATGCCCGGCCTGAAGGCGAGCATTTCGTCGGGCTGATGAATCCCGGCGGCGTGCGCGCCGACTATCTGCGCGGCGATCTGACCGAGGGGGATGCCTATACGGTCCAACCCTTCGGCAATGAGATGGGCTACGCCACCTACTCGGGCGCACAGTTCAAGGAGGTGCTCGCCCAGCAGTGGCAGCCCGACACCTCCCTCCCGGTGCTCATGCTCGGCGTTTCGTCCAATGTGCAGGTCTATATCGACCAGAACGCCGCCGATGAGCTCGAGGAGTACTGGAGCCGGATCGCCGCCGGAGAGCGGGACCTTGCCGACCTTAAGACCGCCGTCGATGCCTCCCGCGCCCGTGTGATCCGCTCGGTTTATGTAGACGGTGTGGAGCTCGCCGACGACGCCGAGGTTGTGGTGGCGTCGAACTCCTTCATGCTGATGGGCGGAGACGGCTTCACCGTCCTGGGGGAGGCGGAGGTGACCGGCACCGGTGTGCTTGACCGGGCGGTGACCGCCGAGTATTTCCAGGCCGGGAACGCCGACCCCTCGGATCTGACCAAACGGCAGATCGGGGTCGACATGGATACCGATGCCGCCGCTGGCGCCGCCACCGTCCGCCTCACCGGACTGAGCTTCACGGCCGCCTCCGAGCTGTCGGCCCCGAGCGCCGCCCGGGAGGTCACCGCCACGGTGGCCCTCGCCGACGGGGGCACTCAGCAACTGACCAGTGCCATGATCGACACCACCATCACCCCCGAACTGCCCGAGACCGGTATGGCCACCTTGAAAGTGGCTCTTCCCGACGACGTCGCTACCACGGTCTGTCCGGGGGAAGGCGGGCAGAGCCACGGCGTGAGTGTTGCGGCGGCTTGCGCGGTGGTTTCTTTTACGCTGGTTGCCGGTGACGGTTCGACCCGGAGCATCGACCTGCAGGCCTTCGTTCCGGCCGCCTCGGGCGGTGCGGATGCGCCGCCCGGAGCGCAGGTGGTGGTTGCGCCGGAGCAGGATTCCCTGGCTCAGGCGGGCGTGCCGGATTTCCTGGGATCCTTCGGCATGATGAGTGCCGCGCTGCTGGCGGCCGGTGGCTTCGCCTGCTATCGGGTGATCCGCAAGGGTATGTCGAATCAGTGCCGCGTCGTACCGTCGGATACGTGA
- a CDS encoding NAD(P)-dependent oxidoreductase gives MTTTIAVLGLGAMGLPMATNLSQSFTVSGFDIATERLALAEQSGVVPAASAAEAAGDADVVLVAVRNQAQLEELLFGPDGIASAMRPGAAVLLTSTVGGAGVEAVADRLADMGLLLVDAPVSGGPARAGTGDLLVVVGANDQAWAATEDVLEAMSSTLVRVGDEPGYGQSMKTVNQLLCGVHIAAAGEALALARGLGLDVEAALKALMAGAAESFMLGDRGPRMLQAYDEQGPEVRSRLDIFVKDMGIVTAAAKSVGLSTPVAAAAEQLYLQGARRGLGAQDDSAVITVIAPERD, from the coding sequence ATGACCACCACCATTGCCGTACTGGGACTGGGCGCCATGGGCCTGCCCATGGCCACGAACCTGTCCCAGAGCTTCACCGTCAGCGGCTTCGACATCGCCACCGAACGACTCGCCCTCGCCGAGCAGTCCGGCGTCGTGCCCGCAGCCTCGGCCGCCGAGGCCGCCGGCGACGCCGACGTCGTGCTGGTGGCCGTGCGCAACCAGGCGCAGCTGGAGGAGCTGCTGTTCGGCCCGGACGGCATCGCCTCCGCCATGCGCCCCGGCGCCGCCGTCCTGCTCACCTCCACGGTGGGCGGAGCCGGCGTGGAGGCCGTCGCCGACCGCCTGGCGGATATGGGCCTGCTGCTGGTGGACGCCCCCGTCTCCGGCGGGCCCGCACGCGCCGGCACCGGCGACCTGCTCGTCGTCGTCGGCGCTAACGACCAGGCATGGGCCGCCACCGAGGACGTGCTGGAGGCGATGTCCTCCACGCTGGTGCGCGTAGGCGATGAGCCCGGCTACGGCCAGTCCATGAAGACCGTCAACCAACTGCTGTGCGGCGTGCACATCGCCGCCGCCGGCGAGGCGCTCGCGCTGGCCCGGGGCCTCGGCCTGGACGTGGAGGCCGCCCTGAAGGCGCTTATGGCCGGTGCGGCGGAGTCCTTCATGCTCGGGGACCGTGGGCCGCGCATGCTCCAGGCCTACGACGAGCAGGGACCGGAAGTGCGCTCGCGGCTCGACATCTTCGTCAAGGACATGGGCATTGTCACCGCCGCCGCCAAGTCGGTTGGCCTGTCCACGCCGGTGGCGGCCGCCGCCGAGCAGCTGTACCTGCAGGGGGCGCGGCGGGGCCTGGGGGCGCAGGATGACTCCGCAGTTATCACCGTGATCGCGCCCGAGCGGGATTGA
- a CDS encoding cupin domain-containing protein, whose translation MTATTDESVFAAENVFGKGEPNSTLAQYFIGDSYLKELVDDPECAVGIHNVTFSPGCRNNWHIHHATSGGGQVLICTAGSGWFQEEGHDPVSLEPGSVVFIRAGAKHWHGAKADSWFSHIALAVPGENTSNEWLEPVEDAAYAAL comes from the coding sequence ATGACCGCCACCACCGACGAATCCGTATTCGCCGCCGAGAACGTCTTCGGCAAGGGCGAGCCGAACTCCACCTTAGCCCAGTATTTCATCGGCGACAGCTATCTGAAGGAGCTCGTCGACGACCCCGAGTGTGCCGTCGGCATCCACAATGTCACCTTCTCACCCGGTTGCCGCAACAACTGGCACATCCATCACGCCACCTCCGGCGGCGGTCAGGTGCTGATCTGCACCGCCGGCTCCGGATGGTTCCAGGAGGAGGGACATGACCCGGTCTCCCTAGAACCCGGGTCGGTGGTGTTCATCCGCGCTGGCGCCAAGCACTGGCACGGTGCCAAGGCGGACTCCTGGTTCTCCCACATCGCGCTTGCAGTCCCTGGGGAGAACACCTCCAACGAGTGGCTCGAGCCCGTCGAAGACGCCGCCTACGCAGCGCTTTGA
- a CDS encoding PIN domain-containing protein, with protein sequence MNGTTRIAVDTSVAIPLLVASHEAHRPVRDWARGRRLSLSGHALAETYAVLTRLPADARVSAEDAVALIDDRFPEVLALSANSAITAHRRLASLGIAGGAVYDGLVALAALENGALLATRDARTRDTYEAVGVAVEVVAAG encoded by the coding sequence GTGAACGGAACTACGCGCATAGCCGTCGATACGAGTGTTGCCATTCCTCTGCTGGTAGCCTCCCATGAGGCGCACCGCCCGGTGCGTGACTGGGCGAGGGGGAGGCGGCTGAGCCTCAGTGGACACGCCCTGGCGGAGACTTATGCGGTGCTGACGCGGTTGCCCGCAGACGCGCGCGTGTCCGCCGAAGACGCGGTCGCGCTTATTGACGACCGTTTCCCGGAGGTGCTCGCCCTTTCTGCGAATTCGGCGATCACGGCGCACCGGCGATTGGCCAGCCTTGGAATCGCAGGCGGTGCCGTCTACGACGGTCTGGTCGCCCTTGCGGCACTGGAGAATGGCGCATTGCTCGCCACCAGGGACGCACGCACAAGGGACACATATGAGGCGGTGGGAGTCGCCGTCGAGGTAGTCGCGGCCGGATAG
- a CDS encoding AbrB/MazE/SpoVT family DNA-binding domain-containing protein: MEVTIDSGGRILLPKRLRESLGLLPGTKVDVSPYGAGVQVIPGGRAARVVRDEDGNLVATSQTPVTDDVMFALIDGGRR; encoded by the coding sequence ATGGAGGTGACGATTGATTCGGGCGGCCGCATCCTCCTGCCGAAGCGACTGCGGGAGTCGCTTGGATTGCTGCCGGGTACGAAGGTCGATGTGTCTCCCTATGGTGCCGGCGTGCAAGTGATTCCGGGGGGGCGTGCCGCACGGGTGGTGCGCGATGAGGACGGGAACCTGGTCGCCACTTCGCAGACCCCAGTAACCGATGACGTGATGTTTGCACTGATCGATGGTGGCAGAAGGTGA
- a CDS encoding sterol carrier family protein — MKRRIDPAAGAQCVHRWADQTDSGNRPRRSDTATAVRYTLEELSACAPGHAVEVRVPPFGVTQAVAGTVHRRGTPPSVVETDATTWLALATGRMAWEQALASGALQASGERCDLSDYLPLLRL; from the coding sequence GTGAAACGACGCATAGATCCCGCCGCCGGCGCGCAATGCGTGCATCGGTGGGCCGACCAAACCGACTCCGGCAACCGACCCCGGCGCTCCGACACCGCAACCGCCGTGCGCTACACCCTGGAGGAACTGTCCGCCTGCGCCCCCGGCCATGCAGTGGAGGTCCGGGTGCCGCCCTTCGGAGTCACCCAGGCGGTCGCCGGCACCGTTCACCGTCGCGGCACGCCGCCCAGCGTGGTGGAGACCGATGCCACCACCTGGCTGGCCCTGGCCACCGGCCGAATGGCGTGGGAGCAGGCCCTGGCTTCCGGGGCGCTGCAGGCCTCCGGTGAACGCTGCGACCTGTCCGACTACCTGCCGCTGCTGCGACTGTGA
- a CDS encoding DeoR/GlpR family DNA-binding transcription regulator, translating into MNAEQRQQDIVDAVAREGRVAVADLAARYGVTVETIRRDLTALDRAGAVRKVHGGAVPATVLALPETAVAERELLGAAAKQAIAAAAVGALGLRPGATVLLDAGTTVGCLARLLPEGLDLHVITDSVLTAALLAGRNDLSVRMLGGQVRGITQAAVGPEALEALAALRVSVAIMGTNGLTAEHGLSTPDPDEAAVKRAMVRAAGRVVVLADATKIGQEHLVSFADLDEVDLLVTDAALPSPLAAQLADSGTEVLLA; encoded by the coding sequence ATGAATGCCGAGCAACGCCAGCAGGACATCGTCGACGCGGTCGCACGCGAGGGCCGCGTCGCCGTCGCCGACCTGGCTGCCCGTTACGGCGTGACCGTCGAGACCATCCGCCGTGACCTGACCGCCCTTGACCGGGCCGGTGCCGTACGCAAGGTCCACGGAGGCGCCGTACCCGCCACCGTCCTGGCGCTGCCGGAGACCGCCGTGGCCGAGCGCGAACTGCTCGGTGCCGCCGCCAAACAGGCTATCGCCGCCGCTGCGGTCGGTGCCCTGGGGCTGCGCCCCGGTGCCACCGTCCTGCTGGACGCCGGCACCACCGTCGGCTGTCTGGCCCGTCTGCTGCCCGAAGGACTGGACCTGCACGTCATCACCGATTCCGTGCTCACCGCCGCCCTGCTGGCCGGCCGCAACGACCTATCCGTGCGCATGCTCGGCGGCCAGGTACGCGGCATCACCCAGGCGGCCGTCGGCCCCGAGGCCCTGGAGGCACTGGCCGCACTGCGGGTGAGCGTGGCCATCATGGGCACCAACGGCCTGACCGCCGAGCACGGCCTGTCCACCCCCGACCCGGATGAGGCGGCCGTCAAGCGGGCGATGGTTCGCGCCGCAGGCCGAGTCGTCGTCCTGGCCGACGCCACCAAAATCGGCCAAGAACATCTGGTCTCCTTCGCCGACCTGGACGAGGTCGACCTGTTGGTCACCGACGCCGCCCTCCCCAGCCCACTAGCCGCCCAACTCGCCGACTCAGGAACCGAGGTACTTCTCGCATGA
- a CDS encoding GntP family transporter, with protein MSTTALLLLAVAAIAVLLLLVIRAKMSAFVAMLLVSLVLALAARIPIGDVVQTMIDGMGRTLGSVAMVVGLGAMLGRVIEAAGGAEVLADRFTRMLGRERVVAAVVAAAFILGIPIFFDVGFIILAPIVFGFAYIAKINPLKIGLPVAATMMALHVVLPPHPGPVASAATLGVDVGLLMLLALPACALVAVVVYFASKRLGLEAVPIGQTPLGSASESAESTYTPGGAVPRAHATGPGTVIFLIVEPIAQIMVGTVGQMLVDEDSPAHAVLGFIGSSMTALLTAVMLAYFIVGRQQGWSLEQRGKVLDSALPDVATIVFVTGAGGVFAGVLVASGIGDALAQALVAAHMPILLTAFVISAALRASQGSATVAILTAAGLLSDAVASGGYSPLQVVLIQMAISFGALGFSHINDSGFWIVTKYMGLSVKDGLKKWTLLSTIGGLTGFLITGAIWLVV; from the coding sequence ATGTCCACCACTGCCCTGCTGCTACTTGCCGTAGCGGCGATTGCTGTTCTGCTGCTGCTGGTCATCCGGGCCAAAATGAGCGCCTTCGTGGCCATGCTCCTGGTGTCCCTGGTGCTCGCGTTGGCCGCGCGCATTCCAATCGGCGACGTGGTCCAGACCATGATCGACGGCATGGGCCGGACCCTGGGATCGGTGGCCATGGTCGTCGGTCTGGGAGCCATGCTGGGCCGGGTCATTGAAGCCGCCGGGGGCGCGGAGGTGCTGGCCGACCGCTTCACGCGCATGCTGGGACGCGAGCGCGTGGTCGCGGCCGTGGTCGCTGCCGCCTTCATCCTCGGCATCCCGATCTTCTTCGACGTCGGTTTCATCATCCTGGCGCCGATCGTGTTCGGCTTCGCCTACATCGCGAAGATCAACCCGCTCAAGATCGGTCTGCCGGTGGCGGCTACGATGATGGCCCTGCACGTGGTACTCCCGCCCCACCCGGGCCCGGTCGCCTCTGCGGCCACCCTGGGGGTCGACGTCGGACTGCTGATGCTGCTGGCCCTACCCGCGTGCGCACTTGTGGCCGTGGTGGTCTACTTCGCGTCTAAACGGCTGGGCCTGGAGGCGGTGCCGATCGGGCAGACCCCGCTCGGCAGTGCCTCGGAGAGTGCCGAGTCCACCTACACGCCCGGCGGCGCGGTTCCCCGTGCCCACGCCACCGGCCCCGGAACGGTCATCTTCCTGATTGTTGAGCCGATTGCGCAGATCATGGTGGGTACGGTCGGGCAGATGCTGGTGGATGAGGACTCCCCCGCGCATGCGGTGCTCGGCTTCATCGGTTCGTCGATGACGGCGCTGCTGACCGCCGTCATGCTCGCCTACTTCATCGTTGGTCGTCAGCAGGGCTGGTCCTTGGAGCAGCGCGGTAAGGTCCTGGACTCCGCACTGCCCGATGTGGCCACCATTGTGTTCGTCACCGGCGCCGGGGGAGTGTTCGCCGGGGTCCTGGTGGCTAGCGGTATCGGCGATGCGCTCGCGCAGGCCCTGGTGGCGGCGCATATGCCGATTTTGCTGACCGCTTTCGTCATCTCGGCGGCGCTGCGGGCCTCGCAGGGGTCGGCGACGGTAGCGATCTTGACAGCGGCCGGACTGTTGTCGGATGCGGTTGCCAGCGGTGGATACTCGCCCCTCCAGGTCGTCCTGATTCAGATGGCGATCAGCTTCGGCGCCCTGGGCTTCTCCCATATCAACGACTCTGGATTCTGGATTGTCACCAAGTACATGGGCCTGTCCGTCAAGGATGGGCTGAAGAAATGGACGCTGCTGTCAACCATTGGTGGACTCACCGGGTTCCTGATCACCGGCGCCATCTGGCTGGTCGTTTGA